Proteins encoded within one genomic window of Pseudodesulfovibrio senegalensis:
- a CDS encoding pyridoxal phosphate-dependent aminotransferase, with translation MRISDRLERIKPSATLAVNAKAQELRAQGREVISLAVGQPDFNTPQHVVEAAKAALDEGFTRYTAVPGIPELREAVAGYYGRFYDAPATADEAIISNGGKQVLYNLLMALVNPGDEVLIPGPYWVSYPAMVQLAEGVSVIVPATADNDFLVSVADLEAKRTSRTRVLILNSPSNPTGCCYTQDQLDEIADWALKNDVFIISDEVYDRLVYAPATPASLAGFRAAHPENCALVGALSKSFCMTGWRIGWSVAHADLVKAMIKVQGQSTSNISAFSQKAATVALNGSWDIVETMKEAFVRRRDMAYEIIAGWGAQCPKPDGAFYLFPVLDNFYTKDAPDSAAMCTRILEEAGVALVPGSAFGDDRCIRFSYALDDATLKDALTRVGRVLTGK, from the coding sequence ATGCGAATTTCCGACAGACTGGAACGGATCAAACCTTCGGCCACGCTGGCCGTGAACGCCAAGGCGCAGGAGCTGCGCGCGCAGGGCCGCGAGGTCATCAGCCTTGCCGTGGGCCAGCCCGATTTCAATACGCCCCAACACGTCGTGGAAGCGGCCAAGGCCGCATTGGACGAGGGGTTCACCCGCTACACCGCGGTTCCGGGCATCCCCGAGCTGCGCGAGGCCGTTGCCGGGTATTACGGTCGTTTTTACGATGCCCCGGCCACGGCGGACGAGGCCATCATCTCCAACGGCGGCAAGCAGGTGCTCTACAACCTGCTCATGGCCCTAGTGAACCCGGGCGACGAAGTGCTCATTCCCGGTCCGTACTGGGTCAGTTACCCGGCCATGGTGCAGCTGGCCGAGGGCGTTTCCGTGATCGTGCCCGCCACGGCGGACAATGATTTTCTCGTTTCCGTGGCCGACCTCGAGGCCAAACGCACCAGCCGCACGCGGGTGCTGATCCTCAATTCGCCTTCCAACCCCACGGGCTGCTGCTACACGCAGGACCAGCTGGACGAGATCGCGGACTGGGCCCTGAAGAACGACGTGTTCATCATTTCGGACGAGGTTTACGACCGGTTGGTATATGCCCCGGCCACCCCGGCCTCGCTGGCCGGCTTCCGCGCCGCGCACCCGGAAAACTGCGCATTGGTGGGCGCGCTGTCCAAGTCTTTCTGCATGACGGGCTGGCGCATCGGCTGGTCCGTGGCCCATGCGGATCTGGTCAAGGCCATGATCAAGGTGCAGGGCCAGTCCACCTCCAACATTTCCGCGTTTTCGCAAAAGGCGGCCACCGTGGCCCTGAACGGCTCGTGGGACATTGTGGAAACCATGAAAGAGGCCTTTGTTCGCCGCCGCGACATGGCCTATGAGATCATCGCGGGCTGGGGCGCGCAGTGTCCCAAGCCGGACGGCGCCTTCTACCTGTTCCCGGTGCTGGACAATTTCTACACCAAAGACGCCCCGGACTCCGCGGCCATGTGTACCAGGATTCTGGAAGAGGCGGGCGTGGCCCTTGTGCCGGGTTCGGCTTTCGGCGACGACCGCTGCATCCGGTTCTCCTATGCTTTGGACGACGCCACCCTCAAGGATGCATTGACCCGTGTTGGCCGCGTTTTGACCGGCAAATAG
- the mutM gene encoding bifunctional DNA-formamidopyrimidine glycosylase/DNA-(apurinic or apyrimidinic site) lyase, which translates to MPELPEVETIARGLHGSLCDRTVAGVRVLWPGSVHDGDASGRDMKSQPVRLQALVPGATVVGARRRAKLLLLDLISPEDHENRELTLAFHLKMTGRVVHEVCRDVQTHDRVRFLLRDNTVLTFADVRKFGYVRLFLPGELEQWKFWRNLGPEPLETGAELLAQSVAHRKARIKGLLLDQTVVAGVGNIYADESLFRAGIRPDAKACDVPPHRLAALFRHLQDVLLQAIAENGSSIRDYVNADGDAGAFQNSFNVYGKKGQCCPRCRAELVCCTVAGRTSTFCPCCQK; encoded by the coding sequence ATGCCCGAACTGCCCGAAGTGGAAACCATAGCCCGTGGACTGCACGGATCGCTTTGCGATCGCACCGTTGCGGGCGTGCGCGTGCTGTGGCCCGGCAGCGTGCATGACGGCGACGCCTCGGGTCGGGACATGAAGTCGCAGCCCGTCCGTTTGCAGGCCCTTGTGCCGGGCGCCACCGTTGTGGGCGCGCGCAGGCGGGCCAAGCTGTTGCTGCTGGATTTGATCTCTCCCGAAGACCATGAAAACCGCGAGCTGACGCTGGCCTTTCACCTCAAGATGACGGGCCGGGTGGTGCATGAGGTCTGTCGCGATGTCCAGACCCATGACCGGGTGCGCTTTCTGCTGCGGGACAACACCGTGCTGACCTTTGCGGACGTGCGCAAGTTCGGCTACGTGCGCCTTTTCCTGCCCGGTGAATTGGAGCAATGGAAATTCTGGCGCAATCTCGGCCCCGAGCCGCTGGAAACCGGCGCCGAGCTGCTGGCCCAATCCGTGGCGCATCGCAAGGCGCGCATCAAGGGCTTGCTGCTGGACCAGACCGTGGTGGCCGGTGTAGGAAACATCTACGCGGACGAGTCCCTGTTTCGTGCCGGAATCCGGCCGGACGCCAAGGCCTGCGACGTGCCCCCGCACAGGCTGGCGGCCCTGTTCCGGCATTTGCAGGACGTGCTCCTGCAGGCCATTGCGGAAAACGGCAGCTCCATTCGGGACTATGTGAACGCGGACGGCGATGCCGGGGCGTTCCAGAACAGCTTCAACGTGTATGGCAAAAAAGGGCAGTGCTGCCCGCGCTGCCGTGCGGAGCTGGTGTGCTGCACCGTGGCCGGGCGTACGTCCACGTTTTGTCCGTGCTGCCAGAAATGA
- the murJ gene encoding murein biosynthesis integral membrane protein MurJ encodes MSAHGRKIARNAGVVAGATLVSRVLGFVRDLIVAFALGAGLLADAFFVAFRIPNLLRRLFGEGSLTMAFIPVYARVREEQGEEAAQAMARSAMIWLAVILTGITLLAELAAGPLTMAIAPGFTRNPEQFAVTVDLVRICFPYVIFICSVALCMGMLNAQGHFLAPALAPSVLNVALIGAALTGYWAGWNVAYAMAFGVLVGGVFQFALQLPFLRRTGFSWRGAWSWSDPGVRRMGLLMLPTVFGAAVYQLNILLGTLLASYLPVGSVSYLYYADRLVQFPLGVFGIAVSTAALPSLSALAAKRDMDGFGGALRSAMGLTLFIALPAAAGLLALAVPLISLLFERGAFSAQAVIATAQALAAYSVGLPFIALARPLVAGFYALEDTRTPVRIAVACLVVNIGLGAWLMTFWAHVGLAVAVSASSLANFALLFWKLRARLGHSPLELGGVARSLALSCLIGAGAWFSASWSGWWLALIPVWVIVYFAGAVLLRMTEARMLLDMVRSRIARKKGRA; translated from the coding sequence ATGAGCGCACATGGCCGGAAGATAGCACGCAATGCCGGGGTGGTGGCCGGAGCCACGCTGGTTTCCCGCGTGTTGGGGTTCGTTAGAGACCTGATCGTGGCCTTTGCCTTGGGCGCGGGATTGCTGGCGGACGCCTTTTTCGTGGCTTTCCGTATTCCCAACCTGCTGCGCCGCCTGTTCGGGGAGGGTTCCCTGACCATGGCCTTCATTCCGGTCTATGCACGGGTGCGCGAGGAGCAGGGCGAGGAAGCCGCGCAGGCCATGGCCCGGTCCGCCATGATCTGGCTGGCGGTCATCCTCACGGGCATCACCCTGCTGGCCGAGCTGGCCGCCGGGCCGCTGACCATGGCCATTGCCCCGGGGTTCACGCGCAACCCCGAGCAGTTCGCCGTGACCGTGGACCTTGTGCGCATCTGTTTTCCCTACGTGATTTTCATCTGTTCGGTGGCCTTGTGCATGGGCATGCTCAACGCGCAGGGCCACTTTCTTGCCCCGGCCTTGGCACCTTCGGTGCTCAACGTGGCCCTGATCGGTGCGGCCCTGACCGGCTATTGGGCCGGGTGGAACGTGGCCTATGCCATGGCCTTCGGCGTGCTGGTGGGCGGCGTGTTCCAGTTCGCCCTGCAACTGCCGTTTTTGCGGCGCACCGGGTTCTCGTGGCGCGGGGCATGGTCGTGGAGCGACCCGGGCGTGCGGCGCATGGGCCTGCTCATGCTGCCCACGGTGTTCGGGGCGGCCGTGTACCAGCTCAACATTCTGCTGGGCACGTTGCTGGCCTCCTATCTGCCGGTGGGCAGCGTTTCCTATCTCTACTATGCGGACCGTCTTGTGCAGTTTCCGCTGGGCGTGTTCGGCATTGCCGTGAGCACCGCGGCCCTGCCCAGCCTTTCGGCCCTTGCCGCCAAAAGGGACATGGACGGGTTCGGCGGAGCCTTGCGCTCGGCCATGGGTTTGACCCTGTTCATTGCCCTGCCCGCGGCCGCAGGATTGCTGGCGCTGGCCGTGCCGCTCATCAGCCTGTTGTTCGAGCGGGGCGCGTTTTCCGCGCAGGCCGTGATAGCCACGGCGCAGGCCCTGGCCGCCTACAGCGTGGGCCTGCCCTTCATCGCCCTTGCCCGCCCGCTGGTGGCCGGGTTCTATGCGCTGGAGGACACCAGAACCCCGGTGCGCATTGCCGTGGCCTGCCTTGTGGTCAACATCGGCCTTGGCGCGTGGCTCATGACCTTCTGGGCGCACGTGGGGCTGGCCGTGGCCGTGAGCGCGTCCTCGCTGGCGAATTTCGCATTGCTGTTCTGGAAGCTGCGGGCGCGGCTCGGCCATTCCCCGCTGGAATTGGGCGGGGTGGCGCGCAGCCTTGCGCTTTCCTGTCTTATCGGCGCGGGCGCGTGGTTTTCCGCATCATGGAGCGGGTGGTGGCTGGCCCTGATTCCGGTCTGGGTCATTGTGTATTTTGCCGGAGCCGTGCTCCTGCGCATGACCGAGGCCCGCATGCTGCTGGACATGGTCCGTTCCCGCATTGCGCGGAAAAAGGGGCGCGCATGA
- a CDS encoding tRNA1(Val) (adenine(37)-N6)-methyltransferase: MTDAARQQFPRGLMQPEGGYRFSMDSLLLSCFCHLPNRAVGADLGAGCGVVGLGLLLRGQRENADWGVTGVELDPDAVCSAQDNARLLGLEDRFAVREADVREFVRREPDRALAQTLDFVVANPPYRDPGSGRVSHGEQRGNARFEQQASFADFCACAARLLRGRGRFFVVHLAERLPDLLQDMRSAGLEPKRMRLVHSRIHEPARMVLLEGVRDARPGLVAEAPLVVYEGQGQATAMTPQALDFCPFLQCNAGTRA, encoded by the coding sequence ATGACGGATGCGGCGCGCCAGCAGTTCCCGCGCGGGTTGATGCAGCCCGAGGGCGGATACCGTTTTTCCATGGACTCGTTGTTGTTGTCCTGTTTTTGCCATTTGCCGAACCGGGCCGTTGGCGCGGACCTCGGGGCCGGGTGCGGCGTGGTGGGGCTTGGCCTGCTGTTGCGCGGGCAGCGGGAAAACGCGGATTGGGGGGTGACCGGGGTGGAGCTGGACCCGGACGCGGTCTGCAGCGCGCAGGACAACGCCCGCTTGCTGGGCCTTGAAGACCGTTTTGCCGTGCGCGAGGCCGATGTGCGCGAATTCGTCCGCCGCGAGCCGGACAGGGCATTGGCGCAGACGTTGGATTTCGTTGTGGCCAACCCGCCGTACCGCGACCCCGGCTCGGGCCGGGTCAGCCACGGTGAGCAACGGGGCAACGCCCGTTTCGAGCAGCAGGCGTCTTTTGCGGATTTCTGCGCGTGCGCGGCGCGGCTGCTGCGCGGCAGGGGGCGTTTTTTCGTGGTGCATCTGGCCGAGCGGCTGCCGGATTTGCTGCAGGATATGCGTTCGGCAGGGCTGGAGCCAAAGCGCATGCGCCTTGTGCATAGCCGTATTCATGAGCCTGCGCGCATGGTGCTGCTGGAAGGGGTGCGCGATGCGCGGCCCGGCCTTGTGGCGGAGGCTCCGCTGGTGGTGTATGAAGGGCAGGGACAGGCAACGGCCATGACCCCACAGGCTCTGGATTTCTGTCCGTTCCTGCAATGCAATGCCGGAACGCGGGCCTGA
- a CDS encoding AAA family ATPase — protein sequence MIRKIILENFMAHKHTELELGPGLTALTGPNNTGKSAVVEALRCVATNPSPYNYIRHGAKQARVTVELEDGVRVVWIRKKASPGYEIHRPGQDEPEEFWKMGRGNVPDEVRDLLRLDPVELERFKNDAVDVHIGNQREPVFLLNRPDSLVADFLASSTEGAHLLSMQDALKKRITEAKREQAGRTARLGHIRTELDTLSPLPDLTLLAETCREMKTQLRTLDAAIPALGSLLHERDRLEKQRVHAQRSAQALANLTPPPELEPVAPLANTLNEQAALHRRLQTASAQAKTLAPLNPPPQVHDTRTLRTLVDSLQTVADGLIRSEKRHAILNGLLDPPQPDSPAPLQALLRDMGALQHRLGQAQVELERAKNEKQAFRAQLDERLAGLGTCPTCGQPMDAGHFLQEVGEHES from the coding sequence ATGATCAGAAAAATCATTCTTGAGAATTTCATGGCCCACAAGCACACCGAGCTGGAGCTTGGTCCCGGGCTCACGGCCCTGACAGGACCCAACAACACGGGCAAGTCCGCTGTTGTGGAGGCCCTGCGCTGCGTGGCCACCAATCCTTCGCCCTACAACTACATCCGCCACGGCGCAAAACAGGCGCGGGTGACCGTGGAGCTTGAGGACGGGGTGCGCGTGGTCTGGATTCGCAAGAAGGCCAGCCCGGGCTACGAAATTCACCGCCCAGGACAGGACGAGCCCGAAGAATTCTGGAAGATGGGGCGCGGCAACGTGCCGGACGAGGTGCGCGATCTTTTGCGGCTGGATCCGGTTGAACTGGAGCGTTTCAAGAACGACGCCGTGGACGTGCACATCGGCAACCAGCGCGAGCCGGTCTTTCTGCTCAACAGGCCGGACAGCCTTGTGGCGGACTTTCTGGCCTCGTCCACCGAGGGCGCGCATCTGCTCTCCATGCAGGACGCGCTCAAGAAGCGCATTACAGAGGCCAAGCGCGAACAGGCCGGGCGCACCGCGCGGCTGGGGCACATCCGAACGGAGCTGGACACCCTGTCTCCCTTGCCGGATCTGACTCTGCTGGCCGAAACCTGCCGGGAGATGAAGACGCAACTGCGCACGCTGGATGCGGCCATCCCGGCATTGGGTTCCCTGCTCCATGAACGCGACCGTCTGGAAAAACAACGGGTCCATGCGCAACGGTCCGCGCAGGCTCTCGCCAATCTGACGCCCCCCCCCGAACTGGAGCCCGTGGCCCCGCTGGCCAACACGCTGAACGAGCAGGCCGCCCTGCACAGGCGGCTGCAAACCGCCTCGGCCCAGGCCAAGACTCTGGCTCCCCTGAATCCGCCCCCGCAAGTGCACGACACGCGCACCCTGCGCACCCTTGTGGACAGCTTGCAGACGGTTGCGGACGGGCTGATCCGGTCCGAAAAAAGGCACGCGATCCTGAACGGTTTGCTTGACCCGCCCCAGCCGGACTCACCCGCACCCCTGCAGGCCCTGCTGCGGGACATGGGCGCGTTGCAGCATCGGCTCGGGCAGGCGCAGGTCGAACTGGAGCGGGCAAAAAACGAAAAACAGGCGTTCCGCGCGCAGCTTGATGAACGGCTGGCCGGGCTGGGCACATGCCCCACCTGCGGCCAGCCCATGGACGCCGGGCATTTTCTGCAGGAGGTCGGCGAGCATGAGTCCTAG
- a CDS encoding metallophosphoesterase family protein: MSPSQIPEIEGAGLLFMADPHFADNSPGQRLDGYFEQILAKVEAGLDMAREQELVPVFLGDMFHWPRDNSNRMLVELMRLFVSHGGAQKVWALVGNHDKHQSRLTDDVSLAVLETAGALRLMKEQGPQFVLRSQTDSGVARTLVCASPDGSPIPKLFERPGDDPLLDDPQTVLWLTHHNIRFPEFLDRAYGIKELPGIDWVINGHIHRPQQTVVKGCTTWANPGNISRLTFSRHSLERVPRAHVWTPGCAELAPQDLPHLPFAEVFPDQELPPEQGEGEEQDGSRFIRGLERLAWRRTNEGVGLRDFLKENLDDTTPEDSLVWELYEEVMDDASR, from the coding sequence ATGAGTCCTAGCCAAATCCCGGAAATCGAGGGCGCGGGCCTGCTGTTCATGGCCGATCCCCACTTTGCGGACAATTCGCCGGGCCAGCGGTTGGACGGATATTTCGAGCAGATACTGGCCAAGGTGGAGGCCGGGCTGGACATGGCCCGCGAGCAGGAACTGGTGCCCGTGTTTCTGGGCGACATGTTCCACTGGCCCCGCGACAACTCCAACAGGATGCTTGTGGAACTCATGCGCCTGTTTGTCTCCCACGGCGGCGCGCAAAAGGTCTGGGCGCTGGTGGGCAACCACGACAAGCACCAGTCCCGCCTGACCGACGACGTAAGCCTTGCGGTGCTGGAAACCGCGGGTGCGTTGCGGCTCATGAAGGAGCAGGGACCGCAGTTCGTGCTGCGTTCACAAACGGATTCGGGGGTTGCCCGCACCCTTGTGTGCGCCAGCCCGGACGGTTCGCCCATTCCCAAGCTTTTTGAGCGCCCCGGCGACGATCCCCTGTTGGATGATCCGCAGACCGTGCTCTGGCTTACGCACCACAACATCCGTTTTCCGGAGTTTCTGGACCGCGCCTACGGCATCAAGGAGTTGCCCGGCATTGACTGGGTCATCAACGGCCATATCCACAGGCCGCAGCAGACCGTGGTCAAGGGCTGCACCACATGGGCCAACCCCGGCAACATTTCCCGGCTGACCTTTTCGCGCCATTCCCTTGAGCGGGTTCCCCGCGCCCATGTCTGGACTCCGGGCTGCGCCGAGCTTGCGCCGCAGGATTTGCCGCACCTGCCCTTTGCCGAGGTGTTCCCAGATCAGGAACTGCCGCCCGAGCAGGGGGAGGGTGAGGAACAGGACGGTTCGCGCTTCATTCGCGGGCTGGAGCGGCTGGCATGGCGCAGGACCAACGAAGGCGTGGGGCTGCGCGACTTCCTGAAGGAAAATCTCGACGACACGACACCCGAGGACTCCCTTGTATGGGAGCTGTACGAGGAGGTAATGGATGATGCATCACGATAA